Below is a window of Rhodamnia argentea isolate NSW1041297 chromosome 11, ASM2092103v1, whole genome shotgun sequence DNA.
CTGGTTATGGAGACTTTTGTCATTTGCATTTTGAAGCTATTTAGTCAGCTTCTCATCCCACATAGCTTTTCTCAGATGGGTTtagcattttaaacttttaatgcCAACCTTGAATGCTTCTAATATCCGCCATATCATCATTCTCTTGCGAACAATCAGTCACGATGGATAACACGAGGCGAATAACATGCTTTTTGGATTGGATCTCTGTTTCTAGGATTGGGGATTTTTTGTGCCATACTTGATTGGAAGCATCTCTTTGATAGTTTTGGCTGTGGGGAGCACTTCGCCCGGGTAAGAACTGGTATCTACACAAAAGTCTAAGTCATTTCCATCGGTTTGATGCCTGGCACTAGTCTTCACACACACCAGAGAGAGATCCCTTGTTCATGAGTTCTGACTAATCTATGGTTTAATGTTCTGCTTTAAGTCTTCTACAAGCTGCTATTAGCGGCTTTTCATCGGTGTTTCCGGACTATCAGGAGCGGATTACGAGCCACGAAGCAGCGCACTTTTTAGGTAAGTTATAACGTCTCTTTGCAATATGCTCTCTCTTCTTGGATGAGCTCTTGGAGGGGTTAAAACATAGAGAGAATGCCTGAACAAATCAGAATCGGCATATCTCACTGGAATCAATGCTCCTCAAATGaaattcttgtgttttttttgccttcttttcAGTGGCCTATCTTATTGGCCTTCCGATTTTGGCGTACTCATTGGACATAGGAAAAGAGCATgtgaatctgatcgatgaaagGCTGGAGAAGCTCATATACAGTGGTCAGCTCGAGCCGAAGGAACTTGACAGGTCAGATCTCATATTTGCTTAGCTTTGACAAGTCTCTGAAGATTTTGTACCGATGAGGACGTTATCTAGACAGGTTGGCTGTTGTCGCAATGGCTGGATTAGCGGCTGAAGGTCTGAAGTACGACAAAGTGATCGGCCAGTCTGCAGATCTGTTCACTCTCCAGGTTTTAACGTCTTTCTGCATCGCACCAAGCGTTCTTTGGCTGGTCCATTGCAGCAAGTAATTGCGTAGTATTTGTGTGCAGAGATTTATCAATAGGAGCAAGCCACAGCTCAGCAAAGACCAGCAACAGAATCTAACCAGATGGGCAGTAAGTTTTTTGTGTCCTTCAAACTGCATAGATCTCGCCGCCCTCTTAATTTTCCTCGCTCGTGATGGACATGGAGTATCTATGTTTTGGCAGATCGCAATGGACTAGTGAACTGAGAATTAGTACAGAGAAGTGCATTTCAATTCTATGATGCTGCTGAATGCTGATGTTTAAAAAGAAACCAATGCAGGTTTTGTTTGCTGGATCTCTCTTGAAAAACAATGCCGTCTTGCACGAAGCCCTTATGGCGGCGATGTCGAGGAAGGCCTCCGTATTGGAGTGCATCGAGGCGATTGAGCAAGCCGCATGAAGGCGCATATTTGGAGTTATTTAATAGATGATTCACTTTCTGCAACTGAGATAAATTTCCAGCACAGGGTTCAGCTTTTTGGCTCTTAACACATCACTATATATTTATCATCTTGCACAAATTGCAGAGCTTCACAAGTGCTCTCTCAATAGGACACAGATCTCTGATTCTATGAAAAGAGACTTGTGGTTTCACATCTTCCAAACCCATGACAGAGTTGCAACCATCAAATAGGTGATCAAAATGTACTCAAGAAACATTGGTAAATTTCAAGACGAGAATTTTGACCGGTCATTATTTAGCGGGAGCGGGTTAGTAAGTTACCAATGGTTTTGTGAAAGTACCAACAATAATTTGGTTGTTTTGAGTGGAAATTACGCAAAACTTCCCTGAAATAGCGGAAGGGCATTGTATAAATGACCGATCAATAGCAATACTCCCAAAATCCATCTGTCCCATTTGTTCTCAATCAAATTAGGAGATCTTGTGTTGCAGAGTAAGCATCACTAGAAAGTCATCAACAGACAAGTTCTCATTGCAGAGGAAATTACGCAAAACTTCCCTGAAATAGCGGAAGGGCATTGTATAAATGACCGATCAATAGCAATACTCCCAAAATCCATCTGTCCCATTTGTTCTCAATCAAATTAGTAGATCTTGTGTTGCAGAGTAAGCATCACTAGAAAGTCATCAACAGACAAGTTCTCAATGCAGAGGACTGAAGCTGTCAGGATTAATAGGACCATGATAAATCAAAGATAGCTTTTCTCCATAGCAAAAAGTGAACTTAACTGGTAAAAAGTTGGTTTCAATAGGTtgagctttttatttttcacaagcAAAACATTTGCCTaaagaagcaaaacaaaacTGAGAAAGAGCAAATGCAGTCAATGCCATTGTGCTTGAGATGAATGCGTTTTCTGATACTCGCAAGACTGAAAGGGATCAAACCAACCTATCAAACCTTTCGTGCTGGTAGCTCGTAACTCATGAGGACTCTTACGTATACAAACAAACTTATGCATAACTTACTTATGCTATGACCCCAAAATTATACAGCTTAAAATAACAATGTttacaaaacagaatgaaaCATACGTCCTTAATCATATCAAAGAACAAGAGTCCCCCGTTGCAATCTTTCCATGGCTCTTTATCATTCGCAGTGGATTCAAATTAGACGCAGAGATTCTCTATACCTCCAGTGTACCAAATATTTTTATGTAGGCCAATTATTGAGTGTTCTTGCGTAAGATTGCGGGGGCCAAAACTCTGAACTTTCCCCTACAGCCGCCCATACAGTGAAAGCATGCCCTTTAGCTTCATGGCTTCTTTATCCAAGCTCTCAAAGCTCATAGAACTTGGTAGTCTCCAAGACCAATTTCCAAGCTGCATGTGGTGAAAAGGAAAACACAGGAGAAGAATTAAGCACTTGATTATTCCCAAGTGGATTAGTCATTTCATCAGCAGTTAGACTCGAGGAAATCCCAACACTGACAAGCAAGAAGGTCCATTCCCCTACTTTCAATTGGTCATATACACATATCGAAGTGGAAAACTCAAAGCATGCAGAAAATGTGGGTTGTTAATCCTTTATCCTATGTAAGCATTGCTCTGCTCCCTAGGGCCTTGAGCTTGGGCCAGGCTCATCTAAAAGTATAGGGTCAGTCATCAAATGGCCCCCCACTCCAGAGAACTTCGCCCGAGCcatcaagaaaataaattacaatccaaaaatatttcaatagTTTCGGCCAGCTAGTTGCCAAATCGAACcaactcaatttttcattagtataaCTGTCAAAGCTCCTTACCCTCCTCTGTACATGAAAATATTAGTCCAGATTGGCTAATCGTGTCAAGCAGACGCTGATGATCAAGTTCCCATTCTAATGAACCACATGAGACATCTAGACAAATCTCAGCATCCCACTCAGTTTATAATCTAAAATCTAACATCAGGAAAAGGCtgaaaaaaataacagaaacTAGAGGGCGTGAAGTGTAGGTTATCTTCAATCCTTAGGGTTCACAGTATAGAGTCTTAAAACCAATAGGGCTATAAGTACAAGTTTTGAAACAAGAGGCACAAAGTGCAACGAGTAATGAAAAAGTTGGTTAGGTTTTGTTATTTCCCCAAAAAGCAAATATCAGAAAATGACTCACTGGGGCTGCAAGAAAGAAACTAGTTTTGCTATCAAAAGATATCTTGGCCAGCCAAGTGAGTatcatcttcttgataaatAACACTATACAATTATGAATTACCACAGTTGCAGGCGTATTCATCCTTGCAGAACTTCCTAGACAAAGAATATCTTGCATTGGTATGATTGCAGTTCTTGCAACAGAAGAAAGAACAGCCTGAACCAATATCCATCGCATGTCATTCACTCCATCAGTTGCAAGATATTTAACAACCTGAAAAGTGTAGCCAATGAGAAGGGAAGAAACCAAAACAAACTGTATTGATCCTAGAAGCTTCTTGCGACAGGAATACTAAAAGTTAACAAGGGCACTCCTTCAAAAGGCAATGACTTACATTGGACTTCTCATCATGGTTCAAATTCTCCCACCAACTCTGTATCTATATCCAGAAGCCGAGATTAGTTGCCATTTACAATGTAATAGTATTGCAAAGAGGAATTAGGgcatggaaaaacaaaaaatcaactgGTACTGAAACTCATTTACATATACCGAGATATCTAACACAATTAGAGAGCAATCGTTGTTTCGTTCCCAGTAACATACAATGAACCAGACAAAAGCCACATTTCACATATAGCATCTTTAGCCAATCAAAACAAAGTTGGAATGAAAATATGTGCTCTCTCTCACACTCTCTCTCAAATCAGTAAAGGTCAAACATTCTgtactttttctttccttaactTGGGCCATACAcgtgtgtgtgtgggtgtgtggCTGTGGGGTGGGGGTAACCATCATCCAGCCTAATCTCTGGTCTCAAATGATAGGATCATTCTTAAACTTGACAGGATATAGTGTGACAGATTATCAGACACAAAATTGGAGAAATCGTCCATACACCACAGCCCCCAACCTCAAAACACACAACCCCCCTACCAAAACGAAAACCCCCAATCCCCAAGTTGTTAAAGAATCCCATATTGTTAGGCAATGGAGTTTCAACTCCCTCCCCAACGAGGTTAAGCCATTAGGTTGGTCAGGTTTCGCTCAGTTTATTGTGCCTATGTGGCTCCCCATTTATCATTCTAATTGTTGTTCCTAGTCCAATTTGCACGAGAGTAGGTATTTAAATATCCAACGTTCATTGTCTGTGGGATTATAATGGGTCTTACATACAAGTAGTCTCTCCCCAGGCTCCAGCTACAAGCTTAAACTTTTCGATTGGATATCCTAATAATATTGATCTGACCCACTATAGCCCATAAAGAAACGTGTATTTCATAAAGCATGTCTACCGTGTCATTATCATGAGTCCCAGTATACACAACTTGGTTGCTCTCATGGTTATGAGGCAAGTGAGGATTGTCAGCATCACCTCCAAAAGCTGTACAAGAGAATGGAAGGACCTTAGGTGTCCACTTATGATAGAGATCATCATTTGCAGGCAAAGAACCGCAAAGTCGATAGGATTAGGGTTCCTTACCAAACTGCAGCACAGCCATTCCAGGAGCGCCAATGGACTTTCTTAGCTTAACTACATCCTCCGTGATAACGCCCTGCAATAGCATAATCTTTTCAGGAAGTTGAAGCAATTTAACTGAGATTTGCACAAATTTCTTGGACAATAGATGACTTTATTAACAGTTACATGGATTATATCCCTTAAAGCATATGAGAACCAATTTACACGACAGTGATTGACTAACAGAAGACTATATGCGTGGGAAAATTAGTAGCAGTTGCGACGGCTGCTCCAGCTTACCTCTGCTATTAAGTGAATTAAATTCATGCCGACTCCTctcttgtttctttattttttccttttctggttaGAAACTTTCTTCAAACTACCTATGAGCATGAATTGGCTATGCACGAATGGCCCATAGAGCCCAAAGGACAATTTTTAAACTCACTAGAAACCATTAGTCCCATTGAATGATGATTATGCGTGATGATTCCATCTTATGTGTGCCTAATTCAATCTGGTGGTGCAGCTCTTGTTACTCCGGAAATGCTACCACTATGCAGCCAATCAAAATTTCCCCAAAGAGTCAAACCTCAAATCCTCAACGGTGCACTAAGCTATCTCAAACATCACCAACTGATCTTAAGTGGTGCTAAGCCCTGCCGATGTACTACCATCTGGAATTATTCAGCATTTCCATGCTAACCATCTTAAGTTAATGACGACAACAAAGCTATGATAGCAGGGTCAACAACACGCCAACTCTTATGAGCAAATGCAGATCGGAGATGTAATTACGTTAAGTGCAGATCAAATGCATAAGATAATGAGATAATCAAGCTCTAGGACTGAAAAAGTCGACACATTGAGATATAAACATGTAAATCCCACAGAGGGCTGAGTCTAAAAACCCGGAACAAGACATCaatgagaaaacaaagaaactgaATGACATCACAACCCATCAGCTGACCACCAAGCATCGATATCAAACTCCACACCTAAGAAGGGTTCATCCTGGAATGGCTGTCAATGGTTTGTAAGTCTCATATAGGAGTTAACCATATTCTGACTAGACATATAAAAGGTAATTACAGGCTAGTATGATAAATAATTTCATGAGTACTCTAACAGTGAAAGAAGACGTACCAAATCTTCCGCTATTATGTTAATCTTTCCAAGAGCTTTGGAGATGGCATCAAACAAAGGTTTTCCAGGTCCCACCTACTGCCATCAAGTGAAGAAGTAAAGTGGACATGTATCAAAAAGAGAACATAAGAAAATTCACTTTTAAAACTAACCTTCCATCGGCCAACCATCGCAACTTTTGCCTCTGTTAGGTAAGAGTACAAGATTAGATGAAACAAAACAATAGATGTTATATTTCATTAATCTATGATTACTCACCTGCAGGAACAGCCCAAAACCCAGCAAATCCTCTAAAATGGTCTATCCTGAATTCATCGTATAGACTCTGAGCTCTTCGCAACCTCCGTATCCACCATGAGAATCCTTCATTTTCCATCGCTTTCCAGTCATACAGAGGGCTTAAACTCAGGCACACAGCCAGTTAGTGTACGAGTACATAGCATACAAATGACAACATGTAGTGCATATAGGTGAGGCAAAGCATGTTGGCAACAAAGATGCACGATTATAGAAAAATATCACACAGCTAGCCTTGCAACTTGAATTTCTAAGCATGTATCTAAATTCCATGCAGTTCAGCTAAACTACTGTCCTGCAAAACTAGTAGTGACTTCATAAGAGTCCAAAATATATGTCCTCGCCTTTATAAAACTATCCtgttcaaaatcaaatgcaagTTTCTACTTCTTAGCCAATATCAATAGCACAATTGCAGCTAACAGAAACTTCCAGAAACAAATAGTTAATATCACGAGTGGACATGTAAAGtttgaaaaagaaacaagataGCTTATTTAGAAGCAACGGCATACATAAGTTCTTAGCAGTCCAGATGGTTTGAGACAGTACAATGTCATCTTGCACTGATTTAATTATGTGACGACCCTAAAGAAATTGCCGTCTCATCATTCACTAAAGGAGTTGATCATCGATGAGACACCAATTGAGAAATATGTCGTGGAGATATAATCGCTTCAAGCAGATATTCAGATAGCCTCCTCTGTGATGGTCAGATAACTAGACATCCCTAATTAGCAAGAAAGAAGCAACCTCTCGTATCCTAGAGAATATAAGAGCACTAATTGCCTCCTTATGCAGGTGGCTGTTCATTTTCCGCTGGTCGACTGGTTGAAGGTTCTTTTTTTGCTGCTGTTCTGTTTGTTTTCAGCGATAACTGAAAGGAAacattaagcaaaatgagatggGCTGATAAGACAAGTCAATACTTCTAGAATCCTCTGACTTTGATTACTTTTTTCAGCCAATTACATTCATTTCAAGAGTAAGAATCCAGGCACTGGCAGACCTAGCGGGGGTAGTGGTCGCCCCCATTACCCCACCTCCACCCCTAGGTACATTGTTAT
It encodes the following:
- the LOC115744031 gene encoding uncharacterized protein LOC115744031, with amino-acid sequence MSTPTSMGMASLSDLGAGAALFSFCELHHHHHCRPHHHVFNFFKPRQQQWRISASSAAPGVDLDALESAIAKKDSDAVKDALNQLSELGWAKKWSSQPYVSRRTTSLRELTTLGIKNAENLAIPSVRNDAAFLFTVVGTTGFLGVLAGQLPGDWGFFVPYLIGSISLIVLAVGSTSPGLLQAAISGFSSVFPDYQERITSHEAAHFLVAYLIGLPILAYSLDIGKEHVNLIDERLEKLIYSGQLEPKELDRLAVVAMAGLAAEGLKYDKVIGQSADLFTLQRFINRSKPQLSKDQQQNLTRWAVLFAGSLLKNNAVLHEALMAAMSRKASVLECIEAIEQAA